A window from Citrus sinensis cultivar Valencia sweet orange chromosome 3, DVS_A1.0, whole genome shotgun sequence encodes these proteins:
- the LOC102618527 gene encoding cytochrome c has protein sequence MASFDEAPPGNAKAGEKIFKTKCAQCHTVEKGAGHKQGPNLNGLFGRQSGTTPGYSYSAANKNMAVNWEEKTLYDYLLNPKKYIPGTKMVFPGLKKPQDRADLIAYLKQSTA, from the exons ATGGCGTCGTTTGATGAGGCACCTCCCGGCAATGCAAAGGCCGGAGAGAAGATCTTCAAGACCAAGTGCGCTCAGTGCCACACCGTCGAGAAAGGCGCCGGTCACAAACAAG GTCCTAATTTGAACGGATTGTTTGGAAGGCAATCGGGGACTACACCTGGGTACTCATACTCTGCGGCTAACAAGAACATGGCTGTGAATTGGGAGGAAAAGACTTTGTATGATTACTTGCTCAACCCTAAGAAG TACATTCCTGGAACAAAGATGGTATTCCCTGGATTGAAGAAGCCTCAGGATCGTGCCGACCTTATTGCATATTTGAAACAATCTACTGCATAA
- the LOC102618805 gene encoding uncharacterized protein LOC102618805 isoform X2 has protein sequence MESNSKNMSTLPEESLEEELQSEEPQQPPLPSAFASLPQRPPTHSLEKYAPLDWVGYFDEEKDISIPDSNDVFHVYMAGTEGPVIFCLHGGGYSGLSFALAAGKIKEKARVVAMDLRGHGKSSSENDIDLSIETMCNDVLAVLKEMYGEQPPSIVLVGHSMGGSVAVHVAAKKTLRSLHGLVVVDVVEGTAMASLIHMQKILSTRMQHFSSIEKAIEWSVKGGSLRNLDSARLSIPSTLKYDDSKKCYVYRARLEETEQYWRAWYEGLSEKFLSCPVPKLLLLAGTDRLDRPLTIGQMQGKFQMVVVRHTGHAIQEDAPEEFASLILNFIARNRIGPHGVEIPGLRQPLQSQT, from the exons ATGGAATCGAATTCGAAAAATATGAGTACGCTTCCTGAAGAAAGCTTAGAAGAAGAATTACAATCAGAAGAACCCCAGCAGCCGCCATTGCCTTCTGCTTTCGCGTCACTTCCTCAGCGTCCTCCAACTCA TTCCTTAGAAAAATATGCACCTTTGGATTGGGTGGGTTattttgatgaagagaaggaTATCTCCATCCCAGACTCGAATGAT GTCTTTCATGTGTATATGGCAGGAACTGAAGGACCAGTCATTTTTTGTCTGCATGGAGGTGGTTATTCTGG GCTCTCCTTTGCATTGGCAGCTGGTAAAATTAAGGAGAAAGCTAGGGTAGTTGCTATGGACCTGAGAGGACATGGAAAATCATCCTCAGAAAATGATATTGACCTTTCTATTGAG ACTATGTGCAATGATGTTTTAGctgttttaaaggaaatgtATGGTGAACAACCTCCTTCAATTGTGCTTGTTGGCCACAG CATGGGAGGTTCAGTTGCTGTGCATGTTGCTGCAAAGAAGACATTACGATCATTGCATGGgctggttgttgttgatgttGTAGAG GGAACAGCTATGGCTTCATTGATTCATATGCAAAAAATTCTATCAACCAGAATGCAGCATTTCTCAAGCATTGAAAAAGCA ATTGAATGGAGTGTGAAAGGAGGTTCTTTAAGAAATCTTGACTCTGCTCGTCTCTCTATCCCTTCAACATTAAAGTATGATGATTCAAAGAAGTG TTATGTCTACCGAGCACGATTAGAAGAAACTGAACAATATTGGAGAGCCTG GTATGAAGGTCTTTCAGAGAAATTTCTGTCATGTCCTGTCCCAAAGCTCTTGCTTCTAGCAGGAACAGACAGACTCGATAG ACCTCTTACAATTGGGCAAATGCAAGGGAAGTTTCAAATGGTGGTTGTCAGACATACTGGGCATGCCATACAG GAAGATGCACCTGAGGAGTTTGCATCACtgatactcaattttatagcTCGTAACCGAATTGGCCCCCATGGAGTTGAG ATACCTGGGCTCCGTCAGCCATTGCAGTCACAAACTTAA
- the LOC102618805 gene encoding uncharacterized protein LOC102618805 isoform X1 — protein sequence MESNSKNMSTLPEESLEEELQSEEPQQPPLPSAFASLPQRPPTHSSLEKYAPLDWVGYFDEEKDISIPDSNDVFHVYMAGTEGPVIFCLHGGGYSGLSFALAAGKIKEKARVVAMDLRGHGKSSSENDIDLSIETMCNDVLAVLKEMYGEQPPSIVLVGHSMGGSVAVHVAAKKTLRSLHGLVVVDVVEGTAMASLIHMQKILSTRMQHFSSIEKAIEWSVKGGSLRNLDSARLSIPSTLKYDDSKKCYVYRARLEETEQYWRAWYEGLSEKFLSCPVPKLLLLAGTDRLDRPLTIGQMQGKFQMVVVRHTGHAIQEDAPEEFASLILNFIARNRIGPHGVEIPGLRQPLQSQT from the exons ATGGAATCGAATTCGAAAAATATGAGTACGCTTCCTGAAGAAAGCTTAGAAGAAGAATTACAATCAGAAGAACCCCAGCAGCCGCCATTGCCTTCTGCTTTCGCGTCACTTCCTCAGCGTCCTCCAACTCA CAGTTCCTTAGAAAAATATGCACCTTTGGATTGGGTGGGTTattttgatgaagagaaggaTATCTCCATCCCAGACTCGAATGAT GTCTTTCATGTGTATATGGCAGGAACTGAAGGACCAGTCATTTTTTGTCTGCATGGAGGTGGTTATTCTGG GCTCTCCTTTGCATTGGCAGCTGGTAAAATTAAGGAGAAAGCTAGGGTAGTTGCTATGGACCTGAGAGGACATGGAAAATCATCCTCAGAAAATGATATTGACCTTTCTATTGAG ACTATGTGCAATGATGTTTTAGctgttttaaaggaaatgtATGGTGAACAACCTCCTTCAATTGTGCTTGTTGGCCACAG CATGGGAGGTTCAGTTGCTGTGCATGTTGCTGCAAAGAAGACATTACGATCATTGCATGGgctggttgttgttgatgttGTAGAG GGAACAGCTATGGCTTCATTGATTCATATGCAAAAAATTCTATCAACCAGAATGCAGCATTTCTCAAGCATTGAAAAAGCA ATTGAATGGAGTGTGAAAGGAGGTTCTTTAAGAAATCTTGACTCTGCTCGTCTCTCTATCCCTTCAACATTAAAGTATGATGATTCAAAGAAGTG TTATGTCTACCGAGCACGATTAGAAGAAACTGAACAATATTGGAGAGCCTG GTATGAAGGTCTTTCAGAGAAATTTCTGTCATGTCCTGTCCCAAAGCTCTTGCTTCTAGCAGGAACAGACAGACTCGATAG ACCTCTTACAATTGGGCAAATGCAAGGGAAGTTTCAAATGGTGGTTGTCAGACATACTGGGCATGCCATACAG GAAGATGCACCTGAGGAGTTTGCATCACtgatactcaattttatagcTCGTAACCGAATTGGCCCCCATGGAGTTGAG ATACCTGGGCTCCGTCAGCCATTGCAGTCACAAACTTAA
- the LOC102619312 gene encoding uncharacterized protein LOC102619312 isoform X1 has protein sequence MENGVKEEGENAASMPKVDPGQPPQLTWQRKLDSNVKVPTGFTLSFQEFRHLAHIGFRLYRYSKQEEAKGKVPVFNVFRKHHITSDQGIPLGGIGAGSIGRSYRGEFQRFKLFHGICDDAPVLANQFSVFVSRPNGEKFSSVLCPRSPGVPKKNTDSGIESWDWNLKGENCTYHALFPRAWTVYDAGEPDPELRIVCRQISPFIPHNYKESSFPASVFTFTLSNSGQTSADVTLLFTWANSVAGDSGLSGHHFNSKTMTKDGVHGLTLHHRTANGRPPVTFAIAAEETADVHVSECPCFLLSGNSKGITAKDMWNEIKKHGSFDHLDNDKTSPSEPGSSIGAAIAASLTIPSGSTRSVTFSLAWDCPEVKFFEKVYHRRYTKFYGTLGDSAARIAHDAILEHAKWECEIEAWQRPILEDKRFPEWYPITLFNELYYLNAGGTIWTDGSPPMQSLATIRERKFSLDTPRSDNKNIFCADDENDTANGILGRMTSTLEQIHTPASSDTALGTRLLENGEENIGQFLYLEGAEYVMYNTYDVHFYSSFALVMLFPKLELSIQRDFAAAVMMHDPGTMKIMSDGKWVARKFLGAVPHDIGLDDPWFEINSYNLFNSSRWKDLNSKFVLQVYRDFVATGDKNFARAVWPSVYIAMAYMEQFDKDGDGMIENEGFPDQTYDAWSANGVSAYCGGLWVAALQAASALANDVGDHASASYFWVRYQKAKAVYDSLWNGSYFNYDNSDGSSSTSIQADQLAGQWYARACGLLPIADEAKVKKALTKIYDFNVLKVKGGMCGAMNGMQPDGRIDMSGLQAREIWPGVTYGLAASMIQEEMVDMAFQTAAGVYEVAWSEDGLGYSFQTPESWNNNDEYRSLCYMRPLTIWAMQWALTKPKLSRQEIKHEISDRDSSYLEQHAAFSKVASLLKLPKEEASKGFLKVVYDFTIGRVLW, from the exons ATGGAGAACGGTGtcaaagaagaaggagaaaatgCAGCATCCATGCCCAAG GTTGACCCGGGGCAACCCCCCCAGTTGACATGGCAGCGAAAACTGGATTCTAATGTAAAAGTCCCAACGGGATTCACTCTAAGTTTTCAAGAGTTTAGGCATTTG gcACATATAGGGTTTAGACTTTATCGTTATAGCAAGCAAGAAGAAGCAAAAGGAAAG GTGCCAGTTTTCAATGTTTTCAGAAAGCATCATATTACCAGTGATCAAGGCATTCCCTTAGGTGGTATTGG TGCAGGAAGCATTGGAAGAAGTTACAGAGGCGAGTTTCAACGCTTCAAACTGTTCCACGGGATTTGTGATGATGCCCCAGTTCTGGCAAATCAATTTTCT GTTTTCGTTTCACGCCCAAATGGAGAAAAGTTTTCCAGTGTATTATGCCCGAGGAGTCCAGGGGTCCCCAA AAAAAATACAGACTCTGGCATTGAATCTTGGGATTGGAATCTGAAGGGTGAAAATTGTACCTATCATGCTTTGTTTCCGAGGGCTTGGACAGTCTATGATG CAGGGGAACCTGATCCAGAACTTAGAATTGTTTGTCGTCAAATTTCACCTTTTATTCCCCATAATTACAAAGAGAGCAGTTTCCCTGCATCAGTATTTACATTCACG CTATCTAATTCAGGACAAACCTCTGCGGATGTCACATTGCTTTTTACTTGGGCT AATTCTGTTGCTGGAGACTCTGGATTATCTGGTCATCACTTCAATTCAAAGACAAT GACAAAGGACGGAGTGCATGGATTAACTTTACATCATAG AACGGCAAATGGACGTCCTCCAGTAACTTTTGCCATTGCAGCAGAGGAAACAGCTGATGTTCATGTCTCTGAGTGCCCTTGCTTCTTGTTATCTGGTAATTCCAAAGGAATCACAGCTAAAGACATGtggaatgaaataaaaaag CACGGATCATTTGACCACCTTGACAATGATAAAACGTCACCTTCGGAACCAGGATCGTCCATTGGAGCAGCCATAGCAGCCTCTTTAACTATTCCTTCTGGATCTACCCGTAGTGTCACATTTTCATTGGCGTGGGACTGTCCAGaagtcaaattttttgaaaaggtGTACCACAG GCGTTATACGAAATTTTATGGCACTCTAGGGGATTCAGCAGCTAGAATTGCACATGATGCCATCCTTG AGCATGCTAAATGGGAATGCGAGATAGAAGCATGGCAAAGACCAATTCTTGAAGACAAAAGGTTTCCTGAATG GTACCCAATCACTCTTTTTAATGAGCTTTATTATCTCAATGCTGGAGGAACTATTTGGACAG ATGGCTCACCTCCAATGCAAAGTTTGGCAACCATTagggaaagaaaattttctcttgatACTCCAAGGTCAGataataagaatattttttgtgCGGACGATGAAAATGACACTGCTAATGGAATCCTTGGAAGGATGACATCTACGCTTGAGCAAATTCATACTCCAGCATCGTCTGATACTGCTCTTGGAACCCGTTTACTTGaaaatggagaagaaaatattgGTCAGTTCCTGTACCTTGAAGGGGCTGAATACGTCATGTATAATACATACGATGTCCATTTCTATTCATCTTTTGCACTGGTCATGCTATTCCCCAAACTAGAACTTAGCATTCAGAGAGACTTTGCAGCAGCAGTAATGATGCATGATCCTGGTACAATGAAAATTATGAGTGATGGAAAGTGGGTTGCTCGAAAATTTCTCGGTGCTGTTCCCCATGATATTGGGCTTGATGACCCATGGtttgaaataaatagttataACCTGTTCAATTCATCTCGGTGGAAAGACTTGAATTCTAAATTTGTTCTCCAAGTTTACAGGGATTTTGTAGCCACTggtgataaaaattttgcaaGGGCTGTTTGGCCCTCGGTTTATATTGCTATGGCTTATATGGAACAGTTTGATAAGGATGGGGATGGAATGATTGAGAATGAAGGGTTTCCTGATCAGACTTATGATGCATGGTCAGCTAACGGGGTCAGTGCTTATTGCGGTGGGCTGTGGGTGGCTGCCCTTCAGGCTGCCTCAGCCTTGGCAAATGACGTTGGTGACCATGCATCTGCCAGTTACTTCTGGGTTAGATATCAGAAAGCAAAAGCTGTATATGACAGTCTATGGAATGGTTCCTACTTCAATTATGACAACAGTGATGGTAGTTCAAGCACATCCATTCAGGCCGATCAATTGGCTGGGCAATG GTATGCAAGAGCATGCGGTCTTTTGCCAATTGCTGATGAAGCTAAAGTGAAGAAAGCACTTACGAAAATTTACGACTTCAATGTCTTAAAGGTGAAAGGAGGAATGTGTGGAGCAATGAACGGTATGCAACCTGATGGAAGAATTGATATGTCTGGCTTGCAGGCAAGAGAAATATGGCCTGGAGTTACATACGGCCTTGCTGCTTCTATGATTCAAGAGGAGATGGTGGATATGGCATTTCAGACGGCTGCTGGTGTCTATGAAGTAGCTTGGTCCGAAGATGGTCTTGG
- the LOC102619312 gene encoding uncharacterized protein LOC102619312 isoform X2: protein MENGVKEEGENAASMPKVDPGQPPQLTWQRKLDSNVKVPTGFTLSFQEFRHLAHIGFRLYRYSKQEEAKGKVPVFNVFRKHHITSDQGIPLGGIGAGSIGRSYRGEFQRFKLFHGICDDAPVLANQFSVFVSRPNGEKFSSVLCPRSPGVPKKNTDSGIESWDWNLKGENCTYHALFPRAWTVYDGEPDPELRIVCRQISPFIPHNYKESSFPASVFTFTLSNSGQTSADVTLLFTWANSVAGDSGLSGHHFNSKTMTKDGVHGLTLHHRTANGRPPVTFAIAAEETADVHVSECPCFLLSGNSKGITAKDMWNEIKKHGSFDHLDNDKTSPSEPGSSIGAAIAASLTIPSGSTRSVTFSLAWDCPEVKFFEKVYHRRYTKFYGTLGDSAARIAHDAILEHAKWECEIEAWQRPILEDKRFPEWYPITLFNELYYLNAGGTIWTDGSPPMQSLATIRERKFSLDTPRSDNKNIFCADDENDTANGILGRMTSTLEQIHTPASSDTALGTRLLENGEENIGQFLYLEGAEYVMYNTYDVHFYSSFALVMLFPKLELSIQRDFAAAVMMHDPGTMKIMSDGKWVARKFLGAVPHDIGLDDPWFEINSYNLFNSSRWKDLNSKFVLQVYRDFVATGDKNFARAVWPSVYIAMAYMEQFDKDGDGMIENEGFPDQTYDAWSANGVSAYCGGLWVAALQAASALANDVGDHASASYFWVRYQKAKAVYDSLWNGSYFNYDNSDGSSSTSIQADQLAGQWYARACGLLPIADEAKVKKALTKIYDFNVLKVKGGMCGAMNGMQPDGRIDMSGLQAREIWPGVTYGLAASMIQEEMVDMAFQTAAGVYEVAWSEDGLGYSFQTPESWNNNDEYRSLCYMRPLTIWAMQWALTKPKLSRQEIKHEISDRDSSYLEQHAAFSKVASLLKLPKEEASKGFLKVVYDFTIGRVLW, encoded by the exons ATGGAGAACGGTGtcaaagaagaaggagaaaatgCAGCATCCATGCCCAAG GTTGACCCGGGGCAACCCCCCCAGTTGACATGGCAGCGAAAACTGGATTCTAATGTAAAAGTCCCAACGGGATTCACTCTAAGTTTTCAAGAGTTTAGGCATTTG gcACATATAGGGTTTAGACTTTATCGTTATAGCAAGCAAGAAGAAGCAAAAGGAAAG GTGCCAGTTTTCAATGTTTTCAGAAAGCATCATATTACCAGTGATCAAGGCATTCCCTTAGGTGGTATTGG TGCAGGAAGCATTGGAAGAAGTTACAGAGGCGAGTTTCAACGCTTCAAACTGTTCCACGGGATTTGTGATGATGCCCCAGTTCTGGCAAATCAATTTTCT GTTTTCGTTTCACGCCCAAATGGAGAAAAGTTTTCCAGTGTATTATGCCCGAGGAGTCCAGGGGTCCCCAA AAAAAATACAGACTCTGGCATTGAATCTTGGGATTGGAATCTGAAGGGTGAAAATTGTACCTATCATGCTTTGTTTCCGAGGGCTTGGACAGTCTATGATG GGGAACCTGATCCAGAACTTAGAATTGTTTGTCGTCAAATTTCACCTTTTATTCCCCATAATTACAAAGAGAGCAGTTTCCCTGCATCAGTATTTACATTCACG CTATCTAATTCAGGACAAACCTCTGCGGATGTCACATTGCTTTTTACTTGGGCT AATTCTGTTGCTGGAGACTCTGGATTATCTGGTCATCACTTCAATTCAAAGACAAT GACAAAGGACGGAGTGCATGGATTAACTTTACATCATAG AACGGCAAATGGACGTCCTCCAGTAACTTTTGCCATTGCAGCAGAGGAAACAGCTGATGTTCATGTCTCTGAGTGCCCTTGCTTCTTGTTATCTGGTAATTCCAAAGGAATCACAGCTAAAGACATGtggaatgaaataaaaaag CACGGATCATTTGACCACCTTGACAATGATAAAACGTCACCTTCGGAACCAGGATCGTCCATTGGAGCAGCCATAGCAGCCTCTTTAACTATTCCTTCTGGATCTACCCGTAGTGTCACATTTTCATTGGCGTGGGACTGTCCAGaagtcaaattttttgaaaaggtGTACCACAG GCGTTATACGAAATTTTATGGCACTCTAGGGGATTCAGCAGCTAGAATTGCACATGATGCCATCCTTG AGCATGCTAAATGGGAATGCGAGATAGAAGCATGGCAAAGACCAATTCTTGAAGACAAAAGGTTTCCTGAATG GTACCCAATCACTCTTTTTAATGAGCTTTATTATCTCAATGCTGGAGGAACTATTTGGACAG ATGGCTCACCTCCAATGCAAAGTTTGGCAACCATTagggaaagaaaattttctcttgatACTCCAAGGTCAGataataagaatattttttgtgCGGACGATGAAAATGACACTGCTAATGGAATCCTTGGAAGGATGACATCTACGCTTGAGCAAATTCATACTCCAGCATCGTCTGATACTGCTCTTGGAACCCGTTTACTTGaaaatggagaagaaaatattgGTCAGTTCCTGTACCTTGAAGGGGCTGAATACGTCATGTATAATACATACGATGTCCATTTCTATTCATCTTTTGCACTGGTCATGCTATTCCCCAAACTAGAACTTAGCATTCAGAGAGACTTTGCAGCAGCAGTAATGATGCATGATCCTGGTACAATGAAAATTATGAGTGATGGAAAGTGGGTTGCTCGAAAATTTCTCGGTGCTGTTCCCCATGATATTGGGCTTGATGACCCATGGtttgaaataaatagttataACCTGTTCAATTCATCTCGGTGGAAAGACTTGAATTCTAAATTTGTTCTCCAAGTTTACAGGGATTTTGTAGCCACTggtgataaaaattttgcaaGGGCTGTTTGGCCCTCGGTTTATATTGCTATGGCTTATATGGAACAGTTTGATAAGGATGGGGATGGAATGATTGAGAATGAAGGGTTTCCTGATCAGACTTATGATGCATGGTCAGCTAACGGGGTCAGTGCTTATTGCGGTGGGCTGTGGGTGGCTGCCCTTCAGGCTGCCTCAGCCTTGGCAAATGACGTTGGTGACCATGCATCTGCCAGTTACTTCTGGGTTAGATATCAGAAAGCAAAAGCTGTATATGACAGTCTATGGAATGGTTCCTACTTCAATTATGACAACAGTGATGGTAGTTCAAGCACATCCATTCAGGCCGATCAATTGGCTGGGCAATG GTATGCAAGAGCATGCGGTCTTTTGCCAATTGCTGATGAAGCTAAAGTGAAGAAAGCACTTACGAAAATTTACGACTTCAATGTCTTAAAGGTGAAAGGAGGAATGTGTGGAGCAATGAACGGTATGCAACCTGATGGAAGAATTGATATGTCTGGCTTGCAGGCAAGAGAAATATGGCCTGGAGTTACATACGGCCTTGCTGCTTCTATGATTCAAGAGGAGATGGTGGATATGGCATTTCAGACGGCTGCTGGTGTCTATGAAGTAGCTTGGTCCGAAGATGGTCTTGG